From Cellulomonas dongxiuzhuiae, the proteins below share one genomic window:
- a CDS encoding FtsX-like permease family protein, with the protein MRWRSRVLRGRLREQGSVVAMVTAVAVAATTLVGLLAGLLHLAETQGAPAALSRLSPDDVRIEATVWVQGEDTGVVLDKARAGLAEITGDVPTSEDTWQVGSLRTLRSTGTGTGEIPQLVYLAAFAPTEDIARLVSGRWPDRATDETGAVEVNVPEIAARELGWQVGARVETRPWDGEEYATFVVVGTHEALRAGKGWTRDRLDGRGMEPYPWPGSMGLRPAVLWGPLVADPSALDGPGLVDTAYLMIEPHPADASSEALREMRQEVRNAQATFSEALDPEADGRVRTEVDGALDAITREVVVMRAGVITIGLLLATLATTVMLLAARLLAERRAAENELLAARGASPAHLRSVVVLEALTLAALTFLASPWLARAALERLTGSGDLSAAGYLVGPGLPAPVLLTCAVMAGVLAVALCVPSWHTEGSTSATAHAGLLRAGGDLSLLALGGLAMGQLIAYGSPLTGGPGGVGVDIVLVTGPALVTLAAATVALRLVTPLGRLADVVAARARSFVVPLAAWQVSRRPSIATGTVLVVVVAVASGTFSAAFLSTWRTSQLEQVDLAIGTDVRVDDLDDAPLAAEVAVTAAAGPDGHAQPVVHRSVGIGPRGNVGGVTAQLVALDASRPQDLRGRSGSTPDELLAGLADAHPATGTGAELPPETQWVVATGVLGTTPATGGDGMVDLTVESPTGLLVRSEERAVPLGEPFQVAFEVPAGGALRVVAIGAMLAPRDLPLFDPQDPKAGLVRVLQAELSVTRLGTVPRSAGISHPRVAAGAASTPVTLSAAGWSGALRQAPRVSEVEVLGGVTAEPGDGALVAVGTMRGDGRGIELATLLARTWEASGAVPAVVGKAMLDDLALRPGQDLTLNLAGTHVDAEVERFVDEIPGSPRRGSILVDQLTLARAAIEAGGPSISPDTWWIAAPDDAAVTVPASLAGTGARTSTRVDLRDEALTGPVRVAVPATMALVSGAATLLVLVGVGAVAAAAVRARRLELARLQAVGASRPGLMSGMVAESTMLVVLGAVVGLLAGYGLAGVVAPLLTMSPDGRTPVPDPLLVWGWAAQTTRSAAVVAGACAVVAVVVALGVRRTSGAALRMGDER; encoded by the coding sequence ATGAGATGGCGCTCGCGCGTCCTGCGCGGCCGGCTGCGTGAGCAGGGGTCGGTGGTCGCCATGGTCACGGCCGTCGCCGTCGCGGCGACGACGCTCGTGGGCCTCCTCGCCGGCCTCCTGCACCTCGCCGAGACCCAGGGGGCGCCGGCCGCGCTGAGCCGGCTGTCGCCGGACGACGTCCGGATCGAGGCGACGGTCTGGGTGCAGGGCGAGGACACCGGCGTGGTGCTCGACAAGGCCCGGGCCGGTCTCGCGGAGATCACGGGTGACGTGCCGACGAGCGAGGACACGTGGCAGGTCGGGTCCTTGCGGACGCTGCGCAGCACCGGCACGGGCACCGGAGAGATCCCGCAGCTCGTCTACCTCGCCGCCTTCGCCCCCACCGAGGACATCGCCCGTCTGGTCTCCGGCCGCTGGCCCGACCGCGCGACCGACGAGACCGGCGCGGTCGAGGTCAACGTCCCGGAGATCGCCGCGCGCGAGCTGGGCTGGCAGGTCGGCGCTCGCGTCGAGACCCGGCCGTGGGACGGCGAGGAGTACGCCACGTTCGTCGTCGTGGGGACCCACGAGGCCCTCAGGGCGGGCAAGGGCTGGACCCGCGACCGGCTGGACGGTCGCGGCATGGAGCCGTACCCCTGGCCCGGCAGCATGGGGTTGCGCCCGGCGGTCCTGTGGGGCCCCCTCGTCGCGGACCCGTCGGCCCTGGACGGTCCGGGACTGGTGGACACCGCGTACCTGATGATCGAGCCGCACCCCGCGGACGCGTCGAGCGAGGCGCTCCGCGAGATGCGCCAGGAGGTGCGCAACGCGCAGGCGACGTTCTCGGAGGCCCTGGACCCCGAGGCCGACGGCCGGGTCCGCACCGAGGTCGACGGTGCGCTGGACGCGATCACGCGCGAGGTCGTCGTCATGCGGGCCGGCGTGATCACGATCGGGCTGCTGCTGGCGACCCTCGCGACCACGGTCATGCTGCTGGCGGCCCGCCTGCTCGCGGAGCGCCGCGCCGCCGAGAACGAGCTGCTCGCGGCACGCGGCGCGTCGCCCGCGCACCTGCGGTCCGTCGTCGTCCTCGAGGCCCTCACGCTCGCGGCTCTCACCTTCCTCGCGTCGCCCTGGCTCGCGCGGGCCGCGCTCGAGCGCCTGACGGGGTCCGGCGACCTGTCCGCCGCCGGCTACCTCGTCGGTCCCGGCCTCCCGGCCCCCGTGCTGCTCACGTGCGCCGTCATGGCCGGCGTGCTCGCGGTGGCGCTGTGCGTGCCGTCCTGGCACACCGAGGGCTCGACCTCCGCCACCGCGCACGCCGGGCTGCTGCGGGCCGGGGGCGACCTGTCCCTGCTGGCGCTGGGCGGTCTCGCGATGGGCCAGCTCATCGCCTACGGCTCGCCGCTGACCGGTGGCCCGGGCGGCGTCGGGGTCGACATCGTCCTCGTCACCGGGCCGGCGCTGGTGACGCTCGCCGCCGCGACCGTCGCGCTGCGGCTCGTCACGCCCCTCGGGCGCCTGGCGGACGTCGTGGCGGCGCGTGCCCGCTCGTTCGTCGTGCCGCTCGCGGCGTGGCAGGTCTCCCGGCGTCCCTCGATCGCGACCGGCACGGTCCTGGTGGTCGTGGTCGCCGTCGCCTCCGGCACCTTCAGCGCGGCCTTCCTGTCGACGTGGCGCACGTCCCAGCTCGAGCAGGTCGACCTCGCGATCGGGACCGACGTCCGCGTCGACGACCTCGACGACGCACCGCTGGCCGCTGAGGTCGCGGTCACGGCGGCCGCAGGCCCGGACGGGCACGCGCAGCCGGTCGTGCACCGGTCCGTCGGCATCGGCCCGCGCGGGAACGTCGGCGGTGTCACGGCCCAGCTCGTCGCGCTCGACGCGTCGCGGCCGCAGGACCTCCGCGGACGGTCCGGGTCGACGCCCGACGAGCTCCTGGCCGGCCTCGCGGACGCGCACCCCGCGACGGGCACGGGCGCCGAGCTGCCGCCGGAGACCCAGTGGGTGGTCGCCACCGGGGTGCTGGGGACGACGCCCGCGACGGGCGGCGACGGCATGGTCGACCTGACGGTCGAGTCCCCGACCGGCCTGCTCGTGCGGTCGGAGGAGCGCGCTGTCCCCCTGGGCGAACCTTTCCAGGTCGCGTTCGAGGTCCCGGCCGGCGGTGCGCTGCGCGTCGTCGCGATCGGCGCCATGCTGGCGCCGCGGGACCTGCCGCTCTTCGACCCGCAGGACCCGAAGGCAGGGCTCGTGCGCGTGCTGCAGGCCGAGCTGTCGGTGACCCGGTTGGGCACGGTGCCCCGGTCGGCCGGGATCAGCCACCCCCGCGTCGCCGCGGGCGCTGCGTCGACCCCCGTGACCCTGAGCGCGGCGGGCTGGTCGGGGGCTCTGCGCCAGGCTCCGCGCGTGTCGGAGGTCGAGGTGCTCGGCGGCGTCACCGCGGAACCCGGCGACGGGGCTCTCGTGGCCGTCGGCACCATGCGGGGGGACGGGCGCGGCATCGAGCTCGCCACCCTCCTCGCGCGGACCTGGGAGGCGTCCGGTGCCGTCCCGGCGGTCGTCGGCAAGGCCATGCTGGACGACCTGGCCCTGAGACCAGGTCAGGACCTCACGCTGAACCTCGCGGGGACGCACGTCGACGCCGAGGTGGAGCGGTTCGTGGACGAGATCCCGGGCTCGCCCCGCCGCGGCAGCATCCTCGTCGACCAGCTCACGCTCGCACGGGCGGCGATCGAGGCCGGCGGCCCGTCGATCAGCCCCGACACCTGGTGGATCGCCGCGCCCGACGACGCGGCGGTGACCGTCCCGGCGTCGCTCGCCGGCACCGGCGCGCGGACGAGCACCCGCGTCGACCTGCGCGACGAGGCGCTGACCGGCCCCGTCCGGGTGGCCGTACCCGCCACCATGGCGCTCGTGAGCGGCGCAGCCACGCTGCTCGTGCTCGTCGGCGTCGGCGCGGTCGCCGCGGCAGCCGTGCGGGCGCGCCGCCTCGAGCTGGCGCGCCTGCAGGCCGTCGGGGCGTCGCGGCCCGGTCTCATGAGCGGGATGGTCGCGGAGAGCACGATGCTCGTGGTCCTCGGTGCGGTGGTCGGGTTGCTCGCGGGCTACGGCCTCGCCGGCGTGGTCGCACCCCTCCTGACGATGTCGCCCGACGGGCGCACACCGGTGCCCGACCCCCTCCTCGTGTGGGGCTGGGCGGCGCAGACGACGCGCAGTGCCGCTGTCGTGGCGGGTGCGTGCGCCGTCGTCGCCGTCGTCGTCGCCCTGGGCGTCCGACGGACCTCGGGCGCCGCCCTACGGATGGGGGACGAACGATGA
- a CDS encoding ABC transporter ATP-binding protein: MDHGSTVQGAPPTSLATLEERARARPEAFGRTSLIVCESLVRIYQSEGIEVQALQGLDLLVDEGELIAVVGASGSGKSTLLSVLSGLDVPTAGNVRVAEWDLMTMTSRERVEYRRTTVGFVWQQTARNLVPYLTAEENVELPMALAGRPRRQRRAEAAALLDVLGVAYCADRRPSQMSGGEQQRVAIAVGLANSPRVLFADEPTGELDTATSNDVLEAMRAVNRDLGTTVVVVTHDPSVRDHVQRTVEIRDGRTSAEVLRHTATRDDGTQHEVAEEFAVLDRAGRIQLPQDYREALDLVGRVRLTLEQSHVAVRPGNRPGDRGTPGADERAAHENHARHGRRAR; this comes from the coding sequence ATGGACCACGGGTCGACGGTGCAGGGCGCACCCCCGACGAGCCTGGCGACGCTCGAGGAGCGCGCCCGGGCACGTCCCGAGGCGTTCGGGCGGACGTCGCTGATCGTGTGCGAGTCGCTCGTGCGCATCTACCAGTCGGAGGGGATCGAGGTGCAGGCCCTGCAGGGCCTGGACCTGCTGGTCGACGAGGGTGAGCTCATCGCCGTCGTCGGCGCCTCCGGCTCCGGCAAGTCGACGCTGCTGTCGGTGCTGTCGGGCCTCGACGTGCCCACGGCCGGCAACGTGCGCGTCGCCGAGTGGGACCTCATGACCATGACGTCCCGCGAGCGCGTCGAGTACCGGCGCACGACCGTCGGGTTCGTGTGGCAGCAGACGGCGCGCAACCTCGTGCCGTACCTGACGGCCGAGGAGAACGTCGAGCTGCCGATGGCGCTCGCGGGGCGCCCGCGTCGGCAGCGGCGTGCGGAGGCCGCGGCGCTGCTCGACGTCCTCGGCGTCGCGTACTGCGCGGACCGCCGGCCCAGCCAGATGTCCGGCGGTGAGCAGCAGCGCGTCGCGATCGCCGTGGGTCTGGCGAACTCGCCCCGCGTGCTGTTCGCCGACGAGCCGACGGGTGAGCTCGACACCGCGACGTCGAACGACGTCCTGGAGGCGATGCGCGCCGTCAACCGCGACCTGGGCACCACGGTCGTGGTGGTCACGCACGACCCCAGCGTCCGGGACCACGTCCAGCGCACCGTCGAGATCCGGGACGGCCGCACCAGCGCGGAGGTGCTGCGCCACACCGCCACGCGCGACGACGGCACGCAGCACGAGGTCGCCGAGGAGTTCGCGGTCCTCGACCGGGCGGGCCGCATCCAGCTGCCCCAGGACTACCGCGAGGCCCTCGACCTGGTGGGCCGCGTGCGGCTCACGCTCGAGCAGTCGCACGTCGCCGTGCGTCCCGGCAACCGTCCCGGCGACCGCGGGACGCCGGGTGCGGACGAGCGCGCCGCGCACGAGAACCACGCCCGACACGGACGGAGAGCCCGATGA
- a CDS encoding ABC transporter ATP-binding protein, producing MTATTTDRQDADRTADGPLVLVEGVGRTYGSGHAAVHALQDVSLQVAPGEMVALVGRSGSGKTTLLNTIGGLDRPDTGRVVVAGREVSSLDERGLVSLRRDVVAFVFQTFGLVPVLTAAENVGVPLRMLRTPVAQREARVQLLLDLVGLGAHAKQRPGQLSGGQQQRVAIARALANSPRLLIADEPTGQLDSETGRAVMALIRAVVEAEGMTAIVSTHDPVMVALADRVVHLADGRLVDA from the coding sequence ATGACCGCCACCACCACCGACCGGCAGGACGCGGACCGCACCGCGGACGGGCCGCTCGTGCTCGTCGAGGGCGTCGGGCGCACCTACGGCTCGGGTCACGCCGCCGTCCACGCGCTGCAGGACGTCTCGCTGCAGGTCGCGCCCGGCGAGATGGTCGCGCTCGTCGGACGCTCCGGGTCCGGCAAGACGACGCTCCTCAACACGATCGGCGGGCTGGACCGCCCCGACACGGGCCGCGTCGTCGTCGCGGGCCGGGAGGTCTCCTCGCTCGACGAGCGCGGGCTGGTCTCCCTGCGCCGCGACGTCGTCGCGTTCGTCTTCCAGACGTTCGGGCTGGTGCCCGTGCTGACGGCCGCGGAGAACGTCGGGGTGCCGCTGCGGATGCTGCGCACGCCCGTCGCGCAGCGCGAGGCGCGCGTCCAGCTGCTGCTCGACCTCGTGGGGCTCGGTGCGCACGCCAAGCAGCGGCCCGGGCAGCTGTCCGGCGGTCAGCAGCAGCGTGTCGCCATCGCGCGCGCACTGGCGAACTCGCCGCGTCTGCTCATCGCGGACGAGCCGACCGGCCAGCTGGACTCGGAGACCGGCCGGGCCGTCATGGCGCTGATCCGCGCGGTCGTCGAGGCCGAGGGCATGACCGCCATCGTCTCGACCCACGACCCGGTGATGGTCGCCCTGGCCGACCGCGTCGTCCACCTGGCCGACGGCCGTCTCGTCGACGCCTGA